From one Mycobacterium colombiense CECT 3035 genomic stretch:
- a CDS encoding LLM class F420-dependent oxidoreductase produces the protein MRIGLMVGSDKERSRADRLAGLIDDGVAAEADGFTAFWMPQVPGYLDAMTAVALIGKATDRIEIGTAVVPIQTRHPMIMAQQALTTQVACGGRFTLGIGPSHHWIVNSQLGLPYDRPARLMRDYLAVLDASFAGPGAVDVDNENYCVHSPVDVTDGLEMPVLLSALGPTMLQLAGERAGGTILWMADERAIGDHVVPRITAAAGAARRPAPRIVAGVPVALCSHREIDDARGYASEVLGHADFSPNYVRLLQHGDAQDVGDTMAVGDEAAVLDRLRRYRDAGVTDLAVRIVPLGKDIGERTESRRRTQEFLSSLCPAL, from the coding sequence GTGCGCATCGGCTTGATGGTTGGCTCCGACAAGGAGCGCTCGCGTGCGGATCGGCTGGCCGGCTTGATCGACGACGGTGTCGCGGCCGAAGCCGACGGGTTCACCGCGTTTTGGATGCCGCAGGTTCCCGGCTACCTCGACGCCATGACCGCCGTGGCGCTGATCGGGAAGGCCACCGATCGCATCGAAATCGGAACGGCCGTCGTTCCGATCCAGACTCGCCACCCGATGATCATGGCGCAACAGGCCTTGACCACCCAGGTGGCGTGTGGCGGGCGGTTCACGCTCGGCATCGGGCCGTCGCACCACTGGATCGTCAACTCGCAGCTGGGCTTGCCCTACGACCGCCCGGCACGCCTGATGAGGGACTACCTCGCCGTCCTCGACGCGTCCTTCGCGGGACCGGGGGCCGTCGACGTCGACAACGAAAACTACTGTGTCCATTCGCCGGTCGACGTCACGGACGGGTTGGAGATGCCGGTGCTGTTGTCGGCGCTGGGGCCGACGATGCTGCAACTGGCCGGCGAGCGGGCCGGCGGCACCATTCTCTGGATGGCGGACGAGCGGGCGATCGGAGACCACGTCGTCCCGCGCATCACCGCAGCGGCCGGCGCGGCCCGGCGGCCCGCGCCGCGGATCGTCGCCGGCGTGCCCGTCGCGCTCTGCTCACACCGCGAGATCGACGATGCACGCGGCTATGCCAGCGAGGTGTTGGGGCACGCGGATTTCTCGCCGAACTATGTGCGGCTACTGCAGCACGGTGACGCCCAAGACGTCGGCGACACCATGGCGGTCGGCGACGAGGCGGCCGTCCTGGATCGGCTGCGCCGGTATCGGGACGCGGGCGTCACCGACCTGGCGGTGCGAATCGTGCCGCTGGGCAAGGACATCGGCGAGCGGACCGAATCGCGGCGCCGCACCCAGGAGTTCCTGTCTTCCCTCTGCCCGGCTCTGTGA
- a CDS encoding NAD-dependent epimerase/dehydratase family protein yields the protein MLDAEKVLITGATGKIAFPIARALAAAGNEVWGAARLKDPAARQQLVDAGIRPVALDVSAGDFSALPDDFTYVFHAAVDPGTDDWSRCVETNAQNSGELLYHCRAAQGFVFCSTGSIYAYQGRRPLTETDPPGAPLRANYSFSKVAAEAVCTWVAKRYRVPLTIIRICSTYGPQGGAPADRLDAMLAGRPIRLHPDKPNNYNPIYEDDYVELGIRAMEVAAVPPVVVNWAGSETVSVEEYCAFMGKLVGVEPIFEYSPRAHTPLWPDVTHMHDVLGRTKVPWREGFRRMVAARHPEIPLPEHDPTRT from the coding sequence TTGCTCGACGCAGAGAAGGTCCTGATCACCGGGGCGACGGGCAAGATCGCGTTTCCGATCGCGCGTGCCCTGGCGGCGGCGGGAAACGAGGTGTGGGGCGCAGCGCGCCTGAAAGATCCCGCGGCGCGGCAACAACTTGTGGACGCGGGGATCAGGCCCGTGGCACTGGACGTCAGCGCCGGCGACTTCTCAGCTCTCCCGGACGATTTCACGTACGTCTTCCATGCGGCCGTCGACCCCGGCACCGATGACTGGAGCCGGTGCGTGGAAACGAACGCGCAGAACTCGGGCGAACTGCTCTACCACTGCCGCGCCGCACAGGGTTTCGTCTTCTGTTCCACCGGCTCGATCTACGCCTACCAGGGCCGGCGGCCGCTGACCGAGACCGACCCGCCGGGAGCGCCGCTGCGGGCGAACTACAGCTTCTCCAAGGTTGCCGCCGAAGCGGTGTGCACCTGGGTTGCCAAGCGCTACCGGGTTCCGCTCACCATCATCCGGATCTGTTCGACGTACGGCCCCCAGGGCGGTGCGCCGGCCGATCGTCTCGATGCGATGTTGGCGGGCAGGCCAATTCGGCTGCATCCCGACAAGCCGAACAACTACAACCCCATCTACGAAGACGATTACGTGGAGCTGGGCATCCGCGCGATGGAAGTCGCCGCGGTGCCGCCGGTCGTGGTGAATTGGGCCGGCAGCGAGACCGTCAGCGTGGAGGAGTACTGCGCGTTCATGGGCAAGCTGGTCGGCGTCGAACCGATCTTCGAGTACTCGCCCCGGGCGCACACGCCGCTGTGGCCGGACGTCACCCACATGCACGACGTGCTCGGCCGCACCAAGGTGCCCTGGCGCGAGGGCTTCCGGCGCATGGTCGCGGCTCGCCATCCCGAAATCCCGCTGCCCGAACACGATCCGACGAGAACCTGA